Proteins found in one Pelmatolapia mariae isolate MD_Pm_ZW linkage group LG7, Pm_UMD_F_2, whole genome shotgun sequence genomic segment:
- the LOC134632057 gene encoding PH and SEC7 domain-containing protein 4, protein MEEDSFCTSQTVATDSVLQQESSNSIDHQSINGEEEAAALSDQANLSPKEGCDASEEVEQWGQMIWPVCHVNCTSPPLSFATVQWDMPDPAAEQPLLMTDSSSANELDFEDVSAVTNEGSTSPSLHESQEDVSAELFKAESREEEVGLDPQPLNSEPEWTGSDTEPCDAADVQELETRWKEDELVESNNVPLRSESEEEEGHSVTSHPAETEELIDTALGTGSSDEYVDSFVDLKLEEEQKDSCVLLTGQEESGESEEKRTSANGDKTEEENEQQGEVEEGQSEANASCSEESVICLMNVEVHPEPLPTDDTGVSTEADKLVDLPPPELLEESLQFSAEEDQAILNQLHEDLTSRTEMCEDVEQNVEPEQPEAVDNDEGAALQVLENAERIENKQEVVEKLEDLNCLEQQDCVQTALQDTDASLQLEVQDREPEQLEVTENPEQIPVEGSHETEEDADHLEPPQHLEESPEMELTDQVIQPEDAEQPEESPQLEQAVCVEAEDPEKAGQQEETAPSEDDKEPVNTTETQEELNQEEEQGETSDLTEDVRGTEDGDLETVVANGKQPTPLETAVPLMNGGEVDREKARILAEKLFKLDEIQRGDVVKHLDKDNDFSRAVGEEYLKFFDFTGQTLDHSLRSFLKVVVLIGETQERERVLQHFSCRFHQCNPDSFSSSGAVLALTCALMLLNTDLHGQHVGKSMSSSKFVSNLDGMNDGANFNKDLLKSLYNSIKNEPLEWAVDEDELKKVVNEDPGDNPRLRSKVNPFLDVPHDKKAAVVKNGFLQRKLHADIDGKRTPWGKRSWKTFDGVLKGMVLYLQKNDYRRDQHIIEEVVSVHHSLAEPAANYTKKPHVFRLQTADWRVFLFQASSKVEMNSWISRINLVSALHSSPPFPAAVGSQRKFRRPILPASQSAETLEHQLQSHAKMLESFKVDLKNQQQSTLDGKKAKARDMEEHLQYLQHEICRYETYIQVLEGWKSVKKTGDGELNAPDLNSFDKAVCADSLGEEDDEEGMLKKSHSSPSLELEVAPATVVKVRRNISERRTYRKPIIPRWNKEV, encoded by the exons ATGGAGGAGGACAGCTTCTGCACCTCTCAGACAGTTGCTACAGATTCAGTGCTTCAGCAAGAATCAAGTAACAGTATAGATCATCAGTCCATCAATGGGGAAGAGGAGGCAGCAGCATTGTCGGATCAGGCCAATCTCAGCCCTAAGGAGGGCTGTGATGCCTCTGAGGAGGTGGAACAGTGGGGCCAAATGATATGGCCAGTGTGTCATGTCAACTGTACCAGCCCCCCACTTTCCTTTGCTACAGTTCAATGGGACATGCCCGATCCCGCTGCAGAGCAGCCTCTGCTCATGACTGACAGCAGCTCAGCCAATGAGCTGGACTTTGAGGATGTCAGCGCTGTGACGAATGAAGGCAGCACTTCCCCATCACTTCACGAGTCTCAAGAGGATGTCAGCGCTGAGCTTTTCAAAGCGGAGAGCAGGGAGGAAGAAGTTGGCCTCGATCCACAGCCTCTGAATTCAGAACCTGAGTGGACAGGAAGTGACACTGAg CCATGTGATGCTGCAGATGTGCAAGAGCTGGAGACACGGTGGAAAGAAGACGAGCTGGTAGAGAGTAATAACG TCCCATTGAGATCAGAATCGGAAGAAGAGGAGGGTCACTCAGTGACATCACATCCCGCTGAAACTGAGGAACTAATCGATACTGCTCTGGGAACTGGAAGCTCGGATGAATATGTGGACAGCTTTGTAGATTTAAAGCTAGAAGAGGAACAGAAAGACTCCTGTGTTCTGCTGACTGGGCAGGAGGAGTCAGGAGAGTCGGAGGAAAAGCGAACTTCAGCAAATGGTGACAAAACCGAGGAAGAGAACGAGCAGCAGGGCGAGGTAGAAGAAGGGCAGAGTGAGGCAAACGCATCCTGCAGTGAAGAAAGTGTCATTTGTCTGATGAATGT GGAGGTACATCCAGAGCCCCTTCCAACTGATGACACTGGAGTGTCGACAGAGGCAGATAAGCTAGTGGATCTGCCACCCCCAGAGCTTTTGGAGGAAAGCCTGCAGTTCAGTGCTGAAGAGGACCAAGCGATACTGAACCAGTTACATGAAGATCTCACCAGTCGGACAGAAATGTGTGAAGATGTCGAACAGAACGTGGAGCCTGAACAGCCAGAAGCTGTGGACAACGACGAGGGAGCAGCgttacaggttttagaaaatgcagagaggatagaaaacaaacaagaggtGGTTGAAAAACTGGAGGATTTAAATTGTTTAGAGCAACAAGACTGTGTTCAAACAGCTTTGCAGGACACAGACGCTTCACTGCAGCTTGAGGTGCAGGACAGAGAGCCTGAGCAGCTCGAGGTGACTGAAAACCCAGAGCAGATACCAGTAGAGGGGTCACATGAAACCGAGGAAGACGCTGACCACTTAGAACCACCCCAGCATCTGGAAGAGTCACCAGAGATGGAACTGACAGACCAGGTAATCCAACCTGAAGATGCAGAGCAGCCAGAGGAGTCTCCTCAGTTGGAGCAGGCTGTTTGTGTTGAAGCTGAAGACCCTGAAAAGGCAGGGCAGCAAGAAGAGACAGCGCCTTCAGAAGACGATAAGGAACCAGTAAATACAACCGAAACTCAGGAGGAGTTAAATCAGGAGGAAGAACAGGGTGAGACTTCAGATCTAACAGAAGATGTTAGGGGGACTGAGGATGGAGATTTAGAAACAGTAGTGGCAAACGGAAAGCAGCCCACGCCCCTGGAGACAGCGGTGCCTCTTATGAATGGAGGCGAGGTGGACAGAGAGAAGGCCCGCATCCTCGCTGAAAAGCTGTTCAAGCTGGACGAGATTCAACGTGGAGATGTGGTGAAGCACTTAGACAAAGA taacGACTTCAGCCGCGCTGTCGGAGAGGAATACCTGAAATTCTTTGACTTCACCGGCCAAACTCTGGATCACTCCCTGAG gTCTTTTCTCAAAGTGGTGGTGCTGATAGGAGAGACGCAGGAGAGAGAGCGCGTGCTGCAGCATTTCTCTTGCCGCTTCCATCAGTGCAACCCTGattccttttcctcctcag GGGCTGTGTTGGCTCTGACATGTGCCCTGATGCTTCTCAACACTGACTTGCATGGACAG cATGTAGGAAAATCCATGTCGTCTTCTAAGTTTGTGTCAAACCTGGATGGAATGAATGATGGAGCGAACTTCAACAAGGATCTCTTGAAA AGTCTTTACAACTCCATAAAGAACGAGCCGCTGGAATGGGCTGT TGATGAGGATGAGCTGAAGAAAGTGGTGAATGAAGATCCGGGCGACAATCCACGGCTGCGTTCAAAGGTTAACCCCTTCCTGGACGTTCCTCATGACAAAAAGGCTGCCGTCGTCAAAAACGGGTTTCTCCAGAGAAAGCTACACGCTGACATCGATGGCAAACGCA CACCATGGGGAAAGAGAAGCTGGAAGACTTTTGATGGAGTGCTTAAAGGAATGGTCCTTTACTTACAGAAG AATGATTATCGAAGGGATCAGCACATTATAGAGGAGGTGGTGAGCGTGCATCACTCTCTGGCTGAACCAGCAGCCAATTACACCAAGAAGCCACACGTCTTCCGTTTGCAGACGGCCGACTGGAGGGTTTTTCTCTTTCAGGCCTC gTCCAAAGTGGAGATGAATTCGTGGATCAGCCGCATCAACTTAGTCTCGGCTCTTCACTCGTCGCCTCCGTTCCCCGCTGCCGTTGGCTCCCAGAGGAAGTTCCGCAGACCGATCCTCCCCGCGTCACAGTCGGCTGAGACTCTG GAGCATCAGCTTCAGTCTCATGCAAAAATGCTGGAGTCCTTCAAGGTGGACCTCAAAAACCAGCAGCAAAGCACGCTGGACGGCAAAAAGGCCAAAGCTCGGGATATGGAGGAGCACCTGCAGTACCTGCAGCATGAG ATATGTCGCTATGAGACCTACATTCAGGTGCTGGAGGGGTGGAAGAGCGTGAAAAAGACAGGCGACGGCGAGTTAAATGCACCAGACCTGAACTCGTTTGATAAAGCTGTATGCGCTGACTCTCTGGGAGAGGAAGATGATGAGGAGGGCATGCTTAAAAAGTCCCACTCAAGCCCTTCTCTGGAATTGGAGGTGGCGCCTGCAACGGTGGTCAAAGTCAGACGAAACATCTCTGAGAGACGGACGTATCGCAAGCCCATCATTCCTCGATGGAACAAAGAGGTCTGA